A genome region from Dickeya chrysanthemi NCPPB 402 includes the following:
- a CDS encoding transporter substrate-binding domain-containing protein has protein sequence MKKLSMLMLSLGLLSSSVALAQSELRFGLEAEYPPFESKNAKGQLEGFDIDLGNAICKAGNFTCSWVEASFDALIPALQAKKFDAINSAMNITEKRKEAIDFTQPIYRIPTQLVGKPNTGLAPTAEALKGKNIGVLQGSIQEVYAKAHWESKGVTVTSYKDQNLAYDDLAAGRLDGTLVMAAAGQSGFLDKPEGKGFAFIGGPVEDTAILGSGIGFGLRKSDAALKAELDKAIKQVKDDGTVEKLAKQYFPGFDVRVQ, from the coding sequence ATGAAAAAACTAAGCATGTTGATGTTGTCACTAGGGTTGTTGTCCTCTTCCGTTGCACTGGCGCAAAGCGAATTGCGTTTTGGTCTGGAAGCGGAATATCCGCCGTTTGAAAGCAAAAATGCCAAAGGGCAACTGGAAGGGTTCGATATCGATCTGGGCAACGCCATTTGTAAGGCCGGCAACTTCACGTGCAGTTGGGTAGAAGCCTCCTTTGACGCGCTGATCCCGGCACTGCAAGCCAAAAAGTTCGACGCCATCAACTCCGCAATGAACATCACGGAAAAGCGTAAAGAAGCGATCGACTTCACCCAGCCGATTTACCGTATTCCCACCCAATTAGTCGGCAAACCGAATACCGGTCTGGCACCGACGGCCGAAGCACTGAAAGGCAAAAATATCGGTGTGTTGCAGGGTTCGATTCAGGAAGTGTATGCCAAGGCGCACTGGGAATCGAAAGGCGTGACGGTGACGAGCTACAAAGATCAAAATCTGGCCTATGACGATCTGGCGGCAGGCCGTCTGGACGGTACGCTGGTGATGGCGGCGGCAGGCCAATCCGGTTTTCTGGATAAGCCGGAAGGCAAAGGTTTCGCCTTTATCGGCGGGCCGGTGGAAGACACCGCGATTCTGGGCAGCGGCATCGGTTTCGGCCTGCGTAAAAGCGACGCCGCATTGAAAGCCGAACTGGACAAAGCCATCAAACAGGTGAAAGACGACGGCACCGTCGAGAAACTGGCGAAGCAATACTTCCCCGGCTTCGACGTGCGGGTGCAATAA
- a CDS encoding NADPH-dependent F420 reductase — protein MTIGIIGSGGLGSNVARALAKSGQSAIISTRRGPESLASLVAELGPSIKAGTVAEAAAADVVLIAVRWVDLGQALADLPDWNGRIVIDGTNPVAFLDLDSPERNDASNPLAAYGIKPIDLGGKYSSEVFRDFVPGARVVKALNHLDVNVLGQPEVSGGRRVQFYSGDDVAAKAEVKKILDAIGYFSVDLGSLDVGGRLAQLPFGPLSGANFIKI, from the coding sequence ATGACTATCGGCATCATTGGCTCAGGCGGTCTCGGCTCCAACGTGGCACGCGCCCTGGCAAAAAGCGGCCAGTCAGCCATTATCTCGACCCGACGCGGTCCGGAGTCGCTCGCATCGTTGGTCGCTGAGCTGGGTCCCTCCATCAAGGCGGGTACGGTAGCAGAGGCCGCAGCAGCAGACGTCGTCCTCATAGCGGTGCGTTGGGTGGACTTGGGCCAGGCGCTGGCCGACCTGCCTGACTGGAATGGGCGCATCGTCATCGATGGCACCAACCCCGTCGCCTTCCTCGACCTGGATTCGCCCGAACGCAACGATGCGAGCAATCCGTTGGCTGCCTATGGCATCAAGCCCATCGATCTCGGTGGCAAGTACTCCAGCGAAGTCTTCCGTGATTTCGTGCCGGGTGCCCGCGTGGTCAAGGCGCTGAACCATCTGGATGTGAACGTGCTGGGACAGCCCGAGGTCTCCGGTGGGCGGCGCGTGCAGTTCTACTCCGGCGACGACGTGGCCGCGAAAGCGGAAGTGAAGAAGATCCTGGATGCCATCGGCTACTTCTCTGTCGATCTGGGATCGCTGGATGTCGGCGGTCGCCTGGCTCAGCTTCCGTTCGGCCCCCTGTCGGGTGCCAACTTCATCAAGATCTGA
- a CDS encoding NADPH-dependent FMN reductase — MSAAQPRIGIIIGSTREGRFGDKPAQWIHNIAKQRTDLSVELVDLRDHPLPYFAESVSPAWGPVSNEEAQRWAQKLDTFDGLIVVTPEYNHGPTAVLKNAFDYAYKEFARKPIAFVGYGSVGAARAVEQLRLVAVELQMVPVRNAVHIGMVEFMGVWQQSQQFGDFPHLAQAAGDMLDDLAWWAKALKSARITA; from the coding sequence ATGAGTGCTGCTCAACCCCGTATCGGCATCATCATCGGTTCTACGCGAGAGGGCCGTTTTGGCGACAAGCCCGCGCAGTGGATTCACAACATCGCCAAACAACGCACAGACCTGAGCGTTGAGCTGGTCGATTTGCGCGACCATCCGCTACCGTATTTTGCGGAGTCGGTGTCTCCTGCCTGGGGCCCGGTGAGCAACGAGGAAGCGCAACGCTGGGCGCAGAAGCTTGATACCTTCGATGGCCTGATCGTCGTGACCCCAGAGTACAACCACGGTCCGACCGCAGTGCTGAAGAATGCCTTCGACTATGCGTACAAGGAATTCGCCCGCAAGCCGATCGCCTTCGTCGGCTATGGCAGCGTGGGCGCTGCGCGAGCCGTTGAACAACTGCGACTGGTCGCGGTCGAGTTGCAGATGGTACCGGTGCGCAATGCCGTGCATATCGGCATGGTGGAGTTCATGGGCGTCTGGCAGCAGAGCCAGCAGTTCGGGGACTTCCCGCATCTTGCGCAAGCAGCCGGCGACATGCTGGACGACCTGGCCTGGTGGGCCAAGGCACTCAAGTCCGCAAGGATCACGGCATGA
- a CDS encoding LysR substrate-binding domain-containing protein encodes MNKRIPPLNALHAFVITARHLNFTRAAEELFVTQGAVSRQIASLEAWLGFALFQRHARGLRLTPQGSRLLPEVSEVFEQLFRVTDRVREGRSIRMKAPTCAMRWLVSHLMMLEQSRPDLHVALTTTTEHGVDFRHEDFDVAVVFAPERAPTQHDGKLFDEVLSPVLAPHLLLAGQAALVPEQLARLTLLHPTHDQRDWKLWLKTQGISEQVMRRNQQFDTMDLAISAAIQGFGIAIADVTLVAEDLRRQRLTMPFVGTVRTGAAYYLVHRPGTQPEWLTDFLTSFTACLSTDQG; translated from the coding sequence ATGAATAAACGTATCCCGCCGCTGAATGCGCTGCACGCGTTTGTGATCACCGCTCGTCATCTCAATTTCACCCGCGCGGCGGAGGAGCTGTTTGTGACTCAGGGCGCGGTGAGCCGGCAAATCGCCTCGCTGGAAGCGTGGCTGGGGTTTGCGTTATTTCAGCGCCACGCCCGCGGCTTGCGCCTGACTCCGCAGGGAAGTCGGCTCCTGCCGGAGGTCAGCGAGGTGTTCGAGCAACTGTTTCGGGTAACCGACCGGGTACGGGAAGGACGCTCGATCCGCATGAAAGCGCCGACCTGCGCCATGCGCTGGCTGGTGTCGCACCTGATGATGCTGGAACAGTCACGACCGGATCTCCATGTTGCCCTGACCACCACCACCGAGCACGGTGTCGATTTTCGCCATGAAGATTTCGATGTGGCGGTGGTGTTTGCGCCAGAGCGCGCACCCACACAGCATGACGGCAAATTGTTCGACGAGGTACTGTCGCCCGTGCTGGCGCCGCACTTGTTGTTAGCCGGGCAGGCGGCATTGGTGCCGGAACAACTGGCCCGGCTGACGTTGCTGCATCCCACCCATGATCAGCGCGACTGGAAATTGTGGCTAAAAACGCAGGGCATCAGTGAGCAGGTAATGCGCCGCAATCAGCAGTTCGACACCATGGATTTGGCGATCAGCGCGGCGATTCAGGGGTTTGGGATTGCTATAGCCGATGTGACGCTGGTGGCGGAAGATCTTCGCCGCCAGCGATTGACGATGCCGTTTGTCGGCACGGTGAGAACCGGCGCGGCCTATTATCTGGTGCACCGGCCCGGCACTCAGCCGGAATGGCTGACGGATTTTCTGACCAGCTTCACCGCCTGTTTATCGACGGATCAAGGCTGA
- a CDS encoding methyl-accepting chemotaxis protein encodes MKISTRLWSFTGMLSLGILIMGAIGLFTAEKANQSLKTVYEDRTVVLAQLEKLEWLVQRNRVLIMDMLLLPNALNKQQRIDELNQNMSHIGQVWAEYRATYLTPEETRLADQLAENLQRYHREGVQPTDAAIRAGQTDLALRLYDDKVSALEKQGHALLSQLVTLQVEVARDEYTSSVQRYQWLKTLAILAVLAGIGGAAVFGWLMVRGIVRSLSQAQAAAEAVANGDLTYPINARGRDEITTLLNTLSHMQESLGRIVTQVRHGAESVRMASGEIAHGNHDLSARTESQASALEQTAASMEQLSATVKQNADNARQANQLAQTASQVAEQGGSVVTQVVDTMRDINDSAQRIADIIGVIDGIAFQTNILALNAAVEAARAGEQGRGFSVVAGEVRALAQRSAESAREIKTLISNSVERIESGSALADNAGHTMQDVVNSIRRVTDIMGEISSASHEQSSGVSQIGEAVVSMERTTQQNAALVEEMAAAAGSLSSQSEELVQAVGVFRLSDRASGARPDTRVAEQELLLGYQ; translated from the coding sequence ATGAAGATTTCGACACGATTATGGAGTTTCACCGGAATGCTATCGTTAGGCATTCTGATTATGGGCGCTATTGGTCTTTTTACTGCTGAAAAAGCTAATCAGTCGCTCAAAACCGTCTATGAAGATCGCACGGTGGTGCTGGCGCAGTTGGAAAAACTGGAATGGCTGGTGCAGCGTAACCGGGTATTGATCATGGATATGCTGTTATTACCGAATGCACTTAACAAACAACAACGTATTGATGAATTAAACCAGAATATGTCCCATATCGGCCAGGTATGGGCCGAGTACCGTGCGACCTACCTGACGCCGGAAGAAACGCGCCTGGCGGACCAGCTTGCCGAAAACCTGCAACGTTATCACCGGGAGGGCGTACAGCCGACGGATGCGGCAATCCGGGCGGGGCAAACCGATCTGGCGCTACGTCTTTACGACGACAAGGTCAGCGCGCTGGAAAAGCAGGGTCACGCACTGCTGAGTCAACTGGTGACGCTGCAGGTTGAGGTTGCCAGAGACGAGTACACCAGCTCGGTGCAACGTTATCAGTGGCTGAAAACGCTGGCTATTCTGGCGGTACTGGCGGGCATCGGCGGTGCCGCGGTGTTCGGCTGGTTGATGGTGCGCGGTATTGTCCGCAGCCTGTCGCAGGCGCAGGCGGCGGCCGAAGCGGTAGCGAATGGCGATTTAACCTATCCCATCAATGCCCGTGGGCGCGATGAGATTACTACGCTACTGAACACCCTGTCGCATATGCAGGAAAGTCTGGGCCGCATAGTCACGCAGGTGCGGCATGGCGCTGAATCGGTGAGGATGGCCAGCGGCGAAATTGCACACGGTAACCATGACTTGTCTGCCCGTACGGAATCTCAGGCCAGTGCGCTGGAGCAAACGGCGGCTTCCATGGAGCAATTGTCCGCGACGGTGAAACAAAATGCGGATAACGCCCGTCAGGCTAACCAATTAGCCCAGACGGCCAGCCAGGTGGCAGAACAGGGGGGAAGCGTGGTCACGCAAGTGGTCGACACCATGCGCGACATCAATGACAGCGCCCAGCGCATCGCCGATATCATCGGTGTGATCGACGGTATTGCGTTTCAAACCAATATTCTGGCGCTGAATGCGGCAGTGGAAGCGGCACGTGCCGGCGAGCAGGGACGCGGGTTCTCGGTCGTGGCTGGCGAAGTGCGGGCATTGGCGCAGCGCAGCGCAGAGTCGGCGCGGGAGATCAAAACGCTGATTTCCAACAGCGTGGAGCGGATCGAAAGCGGTAGCGCCCTGGCGGATAATGCCGGCCATACTATGCAGGATGTGGTGAATAGTATCCGCCGGGTGACGGATATTATGGGTGAGATCAGCTCCGCCAGCCATGAACAGAGCAGTGGGGTATCGCAAATCGGCGAAGCGGTGGTGAGTATGGAGCGTACTACCCAGCAAAACGCGGCGCTGGTTGAAGAGATGGCGGCCGCGGCGGGAAGCTTGAGCAGTCAGTCCGAGGAATTGGTGCAGGCGGTCGGGGTATTTCGGTTATCGGATCGGGCATCCGGCGCGCGGCCGGACACCCGTGTTGCAGAACAAGAGCTATTGCTGGGGTATCAGTAA
- a CDS encoding pirin family protein, with product MSAVLATRGRSVMHRTRGSTHGPVTRLMTPSDLGRHLKPFVFLDLVHFRPDGTNQNFAMHPHSGIATVTFMDEGDIRYEDSTGEAGVLPAGGVEVMVAGGGVWHTGAPVGGKMGRGFQLWVALPAAQENGPARSQYLAPTQVPQVGPARVLVGEYGGAHSAAELPAGMTYLGVRLRKGEQWSYTPPQGHTVTWVALATGRLTTDESMEAGELVGFEPSGETIDFVAQEDTSFVLGSAVPHPHDLVLGYYSVHTSKEALVRGETGIQRIRQELQKAGRLS from the coding sequence ATGAGCGCCGTACTCGCAACTCGGGGGCGCTCGGTCATGCACCGTACCCGTGGCTCCACGCACGGTCCCGTCACGCGCCTGATGACCCCCTCGGATCTGGGACGGCACCTGAAACCTTTCGTATTCCTGGACCTGGTGCACTTCCGCCCCGATGGCACCAACCAGAATTTCGCAATGCATCCGCACTCCGGCATCGCGACTGTGACCTTCATGGACGAAGGGGACATTCGCTACGAGGACTCAACAGGCGAAGCCGGCGTACTGCCCGCTGGCGGCGTCGAAGTGATGGTAGCGGGCGGTGGGGTATGGCATACCGGCGCACCAGTCGGCGGGAAGATGGGGCGCGGTTTTCAGCTCTGGGTGGCGCTGCCTGCCGCGCAAGAAAACGGGCCAGCGCGCAGCCAATACCTCGCGCCGACGCAAGTGCCTCAGGTGGGGCCAGCGCGTGTACTGGTTGGCGAATATGGCGGGGCGCACAGTGCCGCGGAACTGCCTGCAGGCATGACCTATCTGGGTGTTCGTCTGCGCAAGGGCGAACAGTGGTCGTACACGCCGCCGCAAGGCCATACCGTGACGTGGGTAGCGTTAGCGACCGGGCGTTTGACTACAGACGAGTCGATGGAGGCCGGCGAGCTCGTGGGGTTTGAACCTTCCGGCGAGACCATCGACTTCGTCGCGCAGGAAGATACGAGTTTTGTGCTCGGGTCGGCCGTGCCTCATCCCCATGATCTGGTGTTGGGGTACTACTCAGTGCACACCAGCAAGGAGGCTCTGGTTCGCGGCGAGACCGGGATCCAACGCATAAGGCAGGAGTTGCAAAAGGCGGGGCGGCTTTCCTAA
- a CDS encoding pyridoxal phosphate-dependent aminotransferase — protein MPIHTPVRFSSKLPDVGTTIFTVIGQLSSQHHAINLSQGAPSFPCSPELIAGVTRAMTEGHNQYAPMSGLVSLKEVVAEKVRRLYGQHYDAGQEVTITASASEGLYSAISALVHPGDEVIYFEPSFDSYAPIVRLQGATPVALKLAVPGFNIDWDEVQAAITPRTRMIIINSPHNPSGQVLSADDLAQLARLTRNTDIVILSDEVYEHVVFDGQRHHSMATHSELAARSVIVSSFGKTFHVTGWRVGYCLAPAALMDEILKIHQFMMFSADTPMQYAFAEYMADPATYLSLGQFYQQKRDLLTQALQGSPFELLPSAGSFFILASFAHFSDESDGDMVKRLIVDHGVATIPLSAFYTDGTDNKLIRLSFSKDDATLLAGAKALCQVTGSHR, from the coding sequence ATGCCGATTCACACCCCGGTGCGGTTTAGTTCCAAATTACCGGATGTCGGAACCACCATTTTCACCGTTATTGGCCAGTTATCCAGTCAGCATCATGCCATCAATCTGTCGCAAGGCGCGCCCAGTTTTCCGTGTTCCCCTGAGTTGATCGCCGGGGTGACCCGCGCCATGACCGAAGGTCATAATCAATATGCCCCGATGTCCGGGCTGGTATCGCTAAAAGAAGTGGTGGCGGAAAAAGTGCGGCGTTTGTACGGCCAGCATTATGACGCCGGGCAGGAAGTGACGATCACCGCCAGTGCCAGCGAAGGGCTCTATTCCGCCATTTCTGCGCTGGTGCATCCGGGTGATGAGGTGATTTATTTCGAACCCTCCTTTGACAGCTACGCGCCGATTGTACGGTTGCAAGGCGCAACCCCGGTTGCGCTGAAACTGGCGGTACCGGGGTTTAACATCGATTGGGACGAAGTGCAGGCCGCCATCACGCCGCGCACCCGCATGATTATCATTAACTCGCCCCATAACCCGAGTGGTCAGGTGTTGAGCGCCGATGACCTGGCGCAACTGGCGCGCCTGACGCGCAACACCGATATCGTGATCCTGTCCGACGAAGTCTACGAACACGTGGTCTTTGACGGGCAACGCCACCACAGCATGGCAACCCACAGCGAGCTGGCGGCGCGCAGCGTTATCGTTTCGTCGTTTGGCAAGACGTTTCACGTTACCGGCTGGCGCGTCGGTTACTGCCTGGCTCCGGCAGCGCTGATGGATGAGATCCTCAAAATCCACCAGTTTATGATGTTTTCCGCCGATACGCCGATGCAATACGCCTTTGCCGAATACATGGCGGACCCGGCGACCTATCTGTCGCTGGGCCAGTTCTATCAACAAAAACGCGATCTGCTCACGCAGGCGTTGCAGGGCAGCCCCTTTGAGCTGCTACCCTCCGCCGGTTCCTTCTTCATACTGGCCAGCTTCGCGCACTTCAGCGATGAGAGCGACGGCGACATGGTTAAACGCCTGATCGTCGACCACGGTGTGGCGACCATTCCGCTCTCGGCGTTTTACACCGATGGCACCGACAATAAGCTGATCCGTCTTTCATTCTCTAAAGATGACGCTACGCTACTGGCGGGCGCAAAAGCCTTATGTCAGGTAACGGGCTCGCACCGTTAA
- a CDS encoding glycosyltransferase has product MRIFLSTLGSAGDVYPFILIGEALKNAGLEVYLCTNPYFEKTAKERGLHFIPVGSSEEYLRTVNSQRLWHQRSAFNEMVNYMNAQQKPAYDALEPWVDSSSVILTSLWSFSAKMFSETHGCCVIPVRVTPSTFISSYDPPQHRQLAWSRRLPISLRRLFLYFVEKYLVDRTLAPFINNFRSQLQLPRIERILTSWTHHSDSALLCLFPEWFASPLPDWPAHVRQVGFPLFNLLDNQQDDELARFIARAPTVIFMPSWALSTKRELIVSLVKKTRQRGYQCLIISQLDHHLADDDGIRVERHINLSQYLHQCAAILHHGGIGTMAQSFAAGIPQLVIPSAFDQFDNARRVTAMKCGTWLKDSDIDNLDEKLRQILDDPDIAENCRRTRQQCVPTQAVCEQIVTTVHDAYTRHMARS; this is encoded by the coding sequence ATGAGGATATTTTTATCCACACTTGGCTCTGCCGGAGATGTTTATCCATTCATCTTAATAGGAGAAGCATTAAAGAATGCAGGATTAGAGGTTTACCTTTGTACTAATCCATATTTTGAGAAAACGGCAAAGGAAAGAGGGCTTCATTTTATTCCGGTTGGCAGTAGCGAAGAGTATTTACGTACGGTTAATTCACAACGATTATGGCATCAACGCTCCGCCTTCAATGAAATGGTTAATTACATGAATGCGCAGCAAAAACCGGCCTATGACGCGCTGGAACCATGGGTAGACAGCTCTTCAGTCATCCTCACATCACTGTGGTCGTTCTCCGCTAAGATGTTCAGTGAAACCCATGGCTGCTGCGTCATTCCCGTCCGTGTTACACCTTCAACATTTATCTCCAGTTACGATCCGCCCCAGCATCGTCAGTTGGCATGGAGTCGGCGACTGCCGATAAGTCTGCGCCGCCTGTTTTTGTATTTTGTCGAGAAATACCTGGTTGACCGTACACTGGCGCCCTTTATCAACAACTTCAGAAGCCAGCTACAGTTACCGCGTATCGAACGCATTCTGACATCATGGACGCATCATTCAGATTCGGCTTTGCTATGCCTGTTCCCGGAATGGTTTGCCTCCCCGTTGCCAGACTGGCCGGCTCATGTCCGTCAGGTGGGTTTTCCATTATTTAATTTGCTGGATAACCAGCAAGATGATGAGTTGGCACGCTTCATTGCACGTGCGCCTACCGTGATTTTCATGCCGAGCTGGGCATTGAGCACTAAGCGGGAATTGATCGTCTCTCTGGTCAAAAAAACCCGCCAACGAGGTTATCAATGTCTGATCATCAGCCAACTAGACCACCATTTAGCCGACGATGACGGCATTCGTGTCGAGCGACATATCAACCTGAGTCAATACCTGCATCAGTGCGCCGCCATTCTCCATCATGGCGGCATTGGCACCATGGCGCAATCTTTCGCGGCCGGCATCCCTCAACTGGTTATTCCCAGTGCCTTTGATCAGTTCGACAACGCTCGCCGGGTCACCGCCATGAAATGCGGAACATGGCTTAAAGACAGCGATATCGACAACCTGGATGAGAAATTACGCCAGATCCTGGACGATCCCGATATTGCGGAAAATTGTCGACGTACCCGGCAGCAATGTGTTCCTACTCAGGCCGTCTGCGAGCAGATCGTCACCACCGTGCACGATGCCTACACCCGACACATGGCCCGAAGCTAG
- a CDS encoding LysE family translocator: MLDVNWLLFFAASLTINAIPGADVVYVTGNYHRSGWPAASLSALGLALGYYFYVFITWLGVTAVIFSFPAFYTLIQLAGAIYLLWMGYDIYRSRPSGVRGDSESQVIGNARSFLMNGLVISILNPKVGVFFVSFFLNLSIKAAQVI; encoded by the coding sequence ATGCTTGATGTTAACTGGCTATTATTCTTTGCGGCAAGTTTGACTATTAACGCTATACCAGGGGCAGATGTAGTGTATGTTACTGGAAACTACCATCGTTCCGGTTGGCCTGCTGCCTCGTTGTCTGCCTTGGGGCTGGCGTTGGGTTACTACTTTTACGTATTTATTACATGGCTTGGAGTAACAGCCGTAATTTTTTCTTTTCCCGCATTTTACACGCTGATTCAATTGGCCGGTGCAATATATTTATTATGGATGGGATATGATATTTATCGATCCAGACCTTCAGGTGTCCGTGGTGATAGTGAAAGTCAAGTGATCGGTAATGCTCGTTCTTTTTTGATGAATGGATTGGTCATCAGCATACTTAATCCTAAAGTCGGCGTATTTTTTGTCTCTTTTTTCCTCAATTTATCAATAAAAGCAGCCCAAGTTATCTGA
- the ggt gene encoding gamma-glutamyltransferase, translated as MASGKWRLPLSLAALLVSGAVHAVSIPAVEAKNGMVVTSQHLASQVGVDILKMGGNAIDAAVAVGYAQAVVNPCCGNIGGGGFMTIHLADGQDTFINFRETAPAAASANMYLDADGKVKKDASLYGYLAAGVPGTVLGLETAREKYGKLTRAQVMAPAIRLAQEGFVLTRGDTDILDTTVKRFKQDPESARIFLRPDGSALQPGDRLVQADLANTLQAISDKGPDAFYQGKIPQIIEDAAKKGGGILTAADFANYRVTETKPITCNYRGYQFISSPPPSSGGITMCETLNILEGYDLKSMGFNSAQAIHVMTEAMRHAYMDRNTYLGDPAFVKNPTDRLLSKEYAAEIRKKIDDTKATPSEQVKPGMEPHEKPETTHYSIVDSQGNAVSTTYTVNGRFGAVVIAPGTGFFLNDEMDDFTVKVGEKNLYGLVQGERNAIAPGKRPLSSMSPSLVTKDGKIFLVIGSPGGSRIISITLQSALNILDFGMLPQEAVDAPRIHHQWLPDEVYYEQRGLSADTLALLKERGYKMVEQTPWGATELIMVGLPGVEGVIPANSGNDSAVSGKVREGYLYGANDSRRPAGAAIGY; from the coding sequence ATGGCATCAGGAAAATGGCGGCTACCGTTAAGTCTGGCGGCATTACTGGTCAGCGGTGCCGTCCACGCAGTTTCCATACCCGCAGTGGAAGCAAAGAACGGGATGGTGGTGACTTCACAGCATCTGGCATCACAAGTCGGTGTCGATATTCTGAAAATGGGCGGCAACGCCATTGATGCGGCAGTCGCCGTCGGTTACGCGCAGGCGGTCGTCAATCCCTGTTGCGGCAACATTGGCGGCGGCGGGTTTATGACGATTCACCTGGCGGATGGTCAGGACACATTTATCAACTTCCGTGAAACCGCGCCGGCCGCCGCCTCTGCCAACATGTATCTGGATGCCGACGGCAAAGTCAAAAAAGACGCCAGCCTGTATGGTTATCTGGCGGCGGGTGTTCCCGGCACGGTGCTGGGGCTGGAAACCGCACGCGAAAAGTACGGCAAGCTGACTCGCGCTCAGGTGATGGCGCCCGCCATCAGGCTGGCGCAGGAAGGCTTTGTGTTGACCCGCGGCGACACCGATATCCTCGACACTACCGTCAAACGGTTTAAGCAAGACCCGGAGTCTGCGCGCATTTTCCTGCGCCCGGACGGTTCTGCCTTACAGCCGGGCGACCGGCTGGTACAGGCCGATTTAGCCAACACATTGCAGGCGATATCGGATAAAGGCCCGGATGCGTTCTACCAGGGTAAAATCCCCCAGATAATCGAAGACGCCGCCAAAAAAGGCGGCGGCATCCTGACTGCCGCCGACTTCGCCAACTACCGGGTTACCGAAACCAAACCCATCACCTGCAACTATCGTGGTTACCAGTTCATCTCGTCACCGCCCCCCAGCTCGGGCGGGATTACGATGTGTGAAACGCTGAACATTCTCGAAGGCTACGACCTGAAGAGCATGGGGTTCAACTCGGCGCAAGCCATCCATGTCATGACCGAAGCCATGCGCCACGCCTACATGGATCGCAACACCTATCTGGGCGACCCGGCGTTTGTCAAAAATCCCACCGACCGATTGTTGAGCAAAGAGTATGCCGCCGAGATCCGCAAAAAAATCGACGACACCAAAGCCACGCCGTCCGAACAGGTCAAGCCCGGTATGGAGCCGCATGAAAAACCGGAAACCACCCACTACTCGATTGTCGACAGTCAGGGTAATGCCGTCTCTACCACCTATACGGTGAACGGCCGTTTCGGCGCGGTGGTGATAGCCCCCGGCACCGGCTTCTTCCTGAACGACGAGATGGATGACTTCACCGTCAAAGTCGGCGAAAAAAACCTGTACGGACTGGTCCAGGGTGAGCGCAATGCTATTGCGCCCGGCAAACGCCCGCTGTCATCAATGAGCCCGTCGCTGGTGACCAAAGACGGCAAGATCTTCCTGGTGATCGGCTCGCCGGGTGGGTCGCGCATTATCAGCATCACGCTGCAAAGCGCGCTGAATATTCTCGATTTCGGTATGCTGCCGCAAGAAGCGGTGGACGCACCACGCATCCACCATCAATGGTTGCCGGACGAGGTGTACTATGAACAGCGCGGCTTGTCCGCCGATACGCTCGCGCTGCTGAAAGAGCGTGGCTATAAGATGGTGGAACAGACACCATGGGGCGCGACTGAACTGATCATGGTCGGGTTGCCCGGTGTGGAAGGCGTTATCCCCGCCAACTCCGGCAACGACTCGGCGGTTTCCGGCAAGGTACGCGAAGGTTATCTGTACGGCGCCAACGATTCACGTCGACCGGCTGGCGCCGCCATCGGTTACTGA